A region of Synechococcus sp. HK05 DNA encodes the following proteins:
- a CDS encoding NAD(P)H-quinone oxidoreductase subunit O, with protein sequence MAETPAAAPEAAAKSTIKKGSLVKVNRSAYANSLEAQASDTVAPAYIFEGPAEVLVIKGDYAQLRFRRPVPDVWLRTDQLESV encoded by the coding sequence ATGGCTGAAACGCCCGCGGCAGCACCCGAAGCCGCCGCCAAGAGCACCATCAAGAAGGGCAGTCTGGTGAAGGTGAACCGCAGCGCTTACGCCAATAGCCTCGAAGCGCAGGCGAGCGACACCGTGGCGCCCGCTTACATCTTTGAAGGCCCCGCCGAGGTGCTGGTGATCAAAGGCGATTACGCCCAGCTCCGCTTCCGCAGGCCGGTGCCGGATGTGTGGCTGCGGACGGATCAGCTGGAGAGCGTCTAG
- a CDS encoding iron uptake porin — MKLFQKLLLAPAALGLMAPVAASASELNIAGVSQYGSEEQVTSITQFSDVQPTDWAYQALSNLIERYGCVAGYPNGTYRGSRAMTRFEAAALLNACLDRITEVTDELKRLMKEFEKELAVLKGRVDGLEAKVAELEATQFSTTTKLKGEATFDIGAYTYGGSAKNGNTGPGLDGESLLDAMVFNYQVRLNFDTSFTGKDLLRTRLRAGNYANSAFDGGQYRSTKLDKSFESEAGPNVVDIDRLYYTFPVGNELKATLGARVRNTEMLAITPSAYKSYITDFLYGTYGTSGTYNKETGSGVGLVWKQKVKKGNPYLAAAVNYVAKNAQKGNPDEGGIMTDNSAGSFLAQLGGAGKGWALTGAYRYGQCGTNIRSGTQYTYDNSKTKCAELGSSAATNSFAINGYWQPSESGWVPSISAGWGITTFTDGYEVAINTKNAQSWMVGLQWDDVFVDGNSAGMGVGQSPFTTSTFDGSTPYDGNYAWEWWYNFQVTDNISVTPALIYLSRPAGQNTPKGETFNAFGGLVQVGFKF, encoded by the coding sequence ATGAAACTGTTCCAGAAGCTTCTTCTGGCACCTGCTGCCCTGGGCCTGATGGCTCCCGTGGCTGCATCTGCCTCTGAACTCAACATCGCTGGCGTCAGCCAGTACGGCTCTGAGGAGCAGGTGACTTCGATCACCCAGTTCTCCGATGTGCAGCCCACCGACTGGGCTTATCAGGCTCTGAGCAACCTGATCGAGCGCTACGGCTGTGTGGCCGGCTACCCCAACGGCACCTACCGCGGCAGCCGTGCGATGACCCGTTTTGAAGCGGCCGCCCTGCTGAACGCTTGCCTCGACCGGATCACTGAAGTGACCGACGAGCTGAAGCGCCTGATGAAGGAGTTCGAAAAGGAACTCGCCGTTCTGAAGGGCCGCGTGGATGGCCTCGAGGCCAAGGTTGCTGAGCTGGAAGCCACCCAGTTCTCCACCACCACCAAGCTCAAGGGTGAAGCCACCTTTGACATCGGTGCCTACACCTACGGCGGTTCGGCCAAGAACGGCAACACCGGCCCCGGCCTGGATGGTGAGAGCCTGCTCGACGCCATGGTGTTCAACTACCAAGTTCGTCTGAACTTCGACACCAGCTTCACCGGTAAGGACCTGCTGCGCACCCGTCTGCGCGCCGGTAACTACGCCAACTCAGCCTTTGACGGCGGTCAGTACCGCTCCACCAAGCTCGATAAGTCGTTCGAGTCTGAGGCTGGACCCAATGTGGTCGACATTGACCGTCTGTACTACACCTTCCCGGTCGGTAACGAACTGAAGGCGACCCTTGGTGCTCGTGTTCGTAACACCGAGATGCTGGCGATCACTCCCTCCGCCTACAAGTCGTACATCACCGACTTCCTCTACGGCACCTACGGCACCTCCGGTACCTACAACAAGGAAACCGGCTCTGGTGTGGGTCTGGTTTGGAAGCAAAAGGTGAAGAAGGGTAATCCCTATCTTGCCGCTGCTGTGAACTATGTGGCGAAGAACGCTCAGAAAGGCAACCCTGACGAGGGCGGCATCATGACCGATAACTCGGCTGGATCCTTCCTGGCTCAGCTCGGTGGTGCTGGTAAGGGTTGGGCCCTGACCGGTGCTTATCGCTACGGCCAGTGCGGCACCAACATTCGCTCTGGCACGCAGTACACCTACGACAACTCCAAGACCAAGTGTGCTGAACTTGGCAGCAGCGCTGCCACCAATAGCTTCGCTATCAACGGTTACTGGCAGCCCTCTGAGAGCGGCTGGGTGCCTTCCATCAGTGCCGGCTGGGGGATCACCACCTTCACCGATGGATACGAAGTAGCCATCAACACCAAGAACGCTCAGTCCTGGATGGTGGGCCTGCAGTGGGATGACGTCTTTGTCGACGGCAACTCTGCTGGTATGGGTGTGGGTCAGTCGCCCTTCACCACCTCCACCTTCGACGGCAGCACCCCCTACGACGGCAACTACGCCTGGGAGTGGTGGTACAACTTCCAAGTCACCGACAACATCAGCGTGACACCCGCTCTGATCTACCTGAGCCGCCCCGCTGGTCAGAACACCCCCAAAGGCGAAACCTTCAACGCCTTCGGTGGCCTGGTTCAGGTGGGCTTCAAGTTCTGA
- a CDS encoding J domain-containing protein produces MPRSSSARDPYQVLGVAASASGAEIKAAYRALVKQHHPDAGGDEHRILELNAAWEVLGDAERRAAHDRAHPLTTAGSARSARSAAAGRAARKATAQAARGDAELLAWLQTVYAPIDRLLAQVINPFPAQLRALSADPYDDQLMESFCTFLEQSQAKLEKVDALYRSMAAPASAQGFSLSVYHCLSQVQDALTELERYTMGYVDSYLRDGREMLREAKQRRTRLQEERRRLEI; encoded by the coding sequence TTGCCCAGGTCTTCTTCTGCTCGCGACCCGTATCAGGTACTTGGGGTGGCCGCCTCGGCCAGTGGGGCTGAGATCAAGGCTGCCTACCGCGCTCTGGTGAAGCAGCACCACCCTGATGCGGGGGGGGACGAGCATCGAATCCTGGAGCTCAATGCGGCCTGGGAAGTGCTGGGCGATGCCGAAAGGCGTGCTGCCCATGACCGCGCCCATCCCCTCACAACAGCAGGCTCCGCCCGCTCGGCACGCTCCGCCGCCGCAGGCCGCGCTGCCCGCAAGGCCACAGCCCAGGCTGCCCGCGGCGATGCCGAGCTGCTCGCTTGGCTGCAGACGGTATACGCCCCGATCGATCGCCTGCTGGCCCAGGTGATCAATCCCTTCCCGGCCCAGCTGCGCGCCCTCTCCGCCGATCCCTACGACGATCAGCTGATGGAAAGCTTCTGCACCTTCCTTGAGCAGAGCCAGGCGAAGCTGGAGAAGGTGGACGCGCTGTATCGCTCGATGGCGGCCCCCGCCTCAGCCCAGGGCTTCAGCCTGAGCGTGTATCACTGCCTCTCCCAGGTGCAAGACGCGCTTACGGAACTGGAGCGATACACCATGGGCTACGTGGATAGCTACCTCCGCGACGGCCGCGAGATGCTGCGCGAAGCCAAGCAACGCCGCACGCGCCTGCAGGAGGAGCGGCGGCGTTTGGAGATCTAG